The Takifugu rubripes chromosome 3, fTakRub1.2, whole genome shotgun sequence genome contains a region encoding:
- the LOC101074678 gene encoding tubulin alpha chain-like, with translation MRECISVHVGQAGVQIGNACWELYCLEHGIQPDGQMPSDKTLGGGDDSFNTFFSETGAGKHVPRAVFVDLEPTVIDEVRTGTYRQLFHPEQLITGKEDAANNYARGHYTIGKEIIDLVLDRIRKLADQCTGLQGFLVFHSFGGGTGSGFTSLLMERLSVDYGKKSKLEFSIYPAPQVSTAVVEPYNSILTTHTTLEHSDCAFMVDNEAIYDICRRNLDIERPTYTNLNRLISQIVSSITASLRFDGALNVDLTEFQTNLVPYPRIHFPLATYAPVISAEKAYHEQLSVSEITNACFEPANQMVKCDPRHGKYMACCLLYRGDVVPKDVNAAIATIKTKRSIQFVDWCPTGFKVGINYQPPTVVPGGDLAKVQRAVCMLSNTTAIAEAWARLDHKFDLMYAKRAFVHWYVGEGMEEGEFSEAREDMAALEKDYEEVGVDSVEGEGEEEGEEY, from the exons ATG CGTGAGTGCATCTCCGTCCACGTCGGCCAGGCTGGTGTCCAGATCGGCAATGCCTGCTGGGAACTTTATTGTCTGGAGCATGGTATCCAGCCGGATGGGCAGATGCCCAGTGACAAGACTCTTGGAGGTGGAGATGACTCCTTCAACACCTTCTTCAGTGAGACCGGAGCAGGAAAGCACGTTCCCAGGGCTGTTTTTGTGGACCTGGAGCCCACTGTCATTG atgAGGTTCGTACTGGGACCTACCGCCAGCTGTTCCACCCCGAGCAGCTGATCACTGGTAAGGAAGATGCTGCCAACAACTACGCCCGAGGACACTACACCATCGGCAAAGAGATCATCGATCTGGTGCTGGACAGGATCCGCAAACTG gctgATCAGTGTACTGGCCTTCAGGGCTTCctggtgttccacagcttcgGAGGTGGCACCGGCTCTGGTTTCACTTCCCTGCTGATGGAACGTCTGTCCGTCGACTATGGCAAGAAGTCCAAGCTGGAGTTCTCCATCTACCCAGCTCCACAGGTGTCTACCGCTGTGGTGGAGCCCTACAACTCCATCCTGACCACCCACACCACCCTGGAGCACTCCGATTGTGCCTTCATGGTGGATAACGAGGCCATCTACGACATCTGTCGCAGGAACCTGGATATCGAGCGTCCCACCTACACCAACCTGAACAGGCTGATCAGCCAGATTGTGTCCTCCATCACCGCCTCCCTTCGCTTTGATGGTGCCCTCAATGTTGATCTGACGgagttccagaccaacctggtgCCATATCCCCGTATTCATTTCCCTCTGGCCACCTACGCTCCCGTCATCTCTGCTGAGAAGGCTTACCATGAGCAGCTCTCAGTGTCTGAGATCACCAACGCTTGCTTCGAGCCCGCCAATCAGATGGTCAAATGTGACCCTCGCCACGGCAAGTACATGGCCTGCTGCCTGCTGTATCGTGGTGATGTGGTGCCCAAAGACGTGAATGCTGCCATTGCCACCATCAAGACCAAACGCAGCATCCAGTTTGTGGACTGGTGCCCCACTGGTTTCAAAGTTGGTATCAACTACCAGCCCCCCACTGTGGTCCCTGGTGGAGACCTGGCCAAGGTTCAGCGAGCTGTGTGCATGCTGAGCAACACCACCGCCATCGCCGAGGCCTGGGCTCGGCTCGACCACAAGTTTGATCTCATGTACGCCAAACGTGCGTTTGTGCACTGGTACGTGGGTGAGGgcatggaggagggggagttcTCTGAGGCCAGGGAGGACATGGCAGCTCTGGAGAAGGATTATGAGGAGGTGGGAGTCGACTCcgttgagggggagggagaagaggaaggagaggagtaTTAA
- the pink1 gene encoding serine/threonine-protein kinase PINK1, mitochondrial produces the protein MSLRHAVSRGLEWGRSLLQPGLLKSGGRLVAKFRAERFRVAPRGPSAQPRAFLPSRYRYYRTSLRGLAAQLQSAAFRRGFGGGAARNRAVFLAFGLGVGLIEQQLEEDRKSDAACQEIQAVFKRKRFPAPLRPFTSGYKLEDYVIGNQIGKGSNAAVYEAAASFAPLQESEASVVELKDGEEPSARPLTCCSLRNFPLAIKMMWNFGAGSSSEAILKSMSQELVPAGPSALNVQDQVVLDGHFGAVRGLAAHPNVISVCRVFTARVPLLPGALEEYPDMLPARLNPAGLGNDRTLFLVMKNYPLTLRRFLAGSRPSPRQQALMVLQLLEAVDHLCRQGVAHRDLKSDNVLLELDPAGDPRLVVSDFGCCLSQSDCSLQLPFGSMWVSRGGNVSLMAPEVIGAVPGASVVIDYSKADAWAVGAVAFEICGRPNPFYGGAGLESGRYQETQLPALPSDVPADVQLVIRLLLRRNPEKRPSARVAANMLHLSLWGRTVLDHLDGAGTRRLVDWLLCQSALVLLKGRRGPRGNTVEAELQRCFLAHLELEELRIAVGFLLCGPGRPACVSSA, from the exons ATGTCTCTGAGACACGCTGTGAGCCGGGGCCTGGAGTGGGgccgctccctccttcagcCGGGGCTCCTCAAATCTGGGGGCCGACTGGTAGCAAAGTTCCGAGCGGAGCGCTTCCGCGTAGCCCCGCGGGGGCCCAGCGCTCAGCCTCGGGCTTTCCTGCCCTCCCGCTACCGCTACTACCGCACCTCCCTGCGGGGCCTGGCCGCTCAGCTCCAGTCCGCCGCCTTCAGGAGAGGCTTCGGCGGGGGGGCAGCGCGGAACAGGGCCGTGTTCCTGGCCTTCGGTCTCGGCGTGGGGCTCAtcgagcagcagctggaagaggacagaaagagcgACGCGGCCTGTCAGGAGATCCAG gctgtttttaagAGGAAACGCTTCCCGGCGCCACTCCGGCCGTTCACCTCCGGATACAAACTGGAGGATTATGTCATCGGGAACCAGATCGGGAAAGGATCCAACGCCGCTGTGTATGAGGCCGCAGCCTCGTTCGCCCCCCTGCAGGAGAGCGAGGCCtccgtggtggagctgaaggaCGGTGAAGAGCCAAGCGctcgacctctgacctgctgctcgCTCAGAAACTTCCCTCTGGCCATCAAGATGATGTGGAACTTCGGG GCGGGCTCGTCCAGCGAGGCCATATTAAAGTCCATGTCCCAGGAGCTGGTGCCCGCAGGTCCTTCAGCCTTGAATGTGCAGGACCAGGTTGTCCTGGACGG gcaCTTTGGAGCCGTGAGAGGTCTGGCAGCTCACCCCAACGTCATCAGCGTGTGCCGCGTGTTCACGGCCCGGGTCCCGCTGCTCCCAGGGGCCCTGGAGGAGTATCCGGACATGCTCCCGGCCCGGCTCAACCCTGCCGGTCTGGGCAACGACCGCACGCTCTTCCTGGTCATGAAGAA TTACCCCCTCACGCTGCGACGGTTCCTGGCCGGGTCCCGGCCCAGCCCCAGGCAGCAGGCCCTGAtggtgctgcagctcctggaggccGTCGACCATCTGTGCAGACAAGGCGTCGCCCACAGGGACCTCAAGTCTGACAacgtgctgctggagctggatccCG CTGGTGACCCTCGTCTGGTGGTCAGTGACTTTGGCTGCTGCCTGTCTCAGAGCgactgcagcctgcagctgccCTTCGGCAGCATGTGGGTCAGCAGGGGGGGCAACGTGTCCCTCATGGCCCCCGAG GTGATCGGCGCGGTCCCTGGAGCCAGCGTGGTGATTGACTACAGCAAAGCGGACGCGTGGGCCGTGGGGGCCGTGGCCTTTGAGATCTGTGGGCGGCCCAATCCGTTCtacgggggggcggggctagagAGCGGGCGGTACCAGGAGACCCAGCTTCCCGCTCTGCCCTCCGACGTCCCTGCAGACGTGCAGCTCGTGATCCGTCTGCTCCTCAGGAGGAACCCGGAGAAG cGTCCCAGCGCACGTGTGGCTGCCAACATGCTGCACCTCAGCCTGTGGGGACGGACGGTCCTGGACCACCTGGACGGTGCCGGGACCAGGCGCCTGGTGGACTGGCTGCTGTGCCAGTCGGCCCTGGTGCTCCTGAAGGGGCGCCGCGGGCCGCGAGGCAACacggtggaggcggagcttcagaGGTGCTTCCTGGCtcacctggagctggaggagctgcgcatCGCCGTGGGCTTCCTGCTGTGTGGGCCGGGGCGTCCGGCCTGCGTGTCCTCGGCTTAG
- the LOC101064664 gene encoding anionic trypsin-1, translated as MRSRQQRCGVLVLLALLVTESFSTRIIGGQVVPRFSIKYQASLQSPRGHYCGATLVHPQWVVSAAHCWIPSSLMKVVLSEHNLEVDEGFEQVLNVSQIYMNNFKYWTFDNDIMLIKLSEPARLNANVQPAALPDAATPPLSSDTCTVSGWGVTQIYSSYLSPVLRAVDVQIVSNCRRYYYWGMITPNMLCAGSRLGGKDSCQGDSGGPLVCNGHFEGIVSWGIGCAHPYFPGVYTRIRNYVGWIEDIIKNK; from the exons ATGAGGAGTCGGCAGCAGAGGTGTGGCGTGTTGGTCCTTCTGGCTCTCTTAGTGACAG AGAGTTTCAGCACCAGGATCATTGGAGGTCAAGTGGTCCCCCGCTTCTCCATCAAGTACCAGGCGTCCCTGCAGTCTCCACGAGGACACTACTGTGGGGCCACATTAGTGCACCCTCAGTGGGTGGTTTCTGCTGCCCACTGCTGGATTCC GAGCAGTTTGATGAAGGTGGTGTTGAGTGAACACAACCTGGAAGTCGACGAAGGCTTCGAGCAGGTTCTGAACGTCTCCCAGATTTACATGAACAACTTCAAATACTGGACATTTGACAACGACATCATGCTCATCAAG CTGAGCGAGCCGGCGCGGCTCAACGCCAACGTCCAGCCGGCCGCTCTGCCGGACGCCGCCACGCCGCCGCTGTCCTCCGACACCTGCACGGTGAGCGGCTGGGGCGTGACCCAGATCTACAGTTCCTACCTGTCGCCTGTGCTGCGAGCCGTGGACGTGCAGATCGTCTCCAACTGCAGGCGTTATTACTACTGGGGGATGATCACCCCCAACATGCTGTGTGCAGGATCACGGTTGGGCGGgaaagactcctgtcag GGAGACTCTGGCGGGCCGCTGGTTTGCAACGGCCACTTCGAGGGCATCGTGTCGTGGGGGATCGGATGTGCACACCCGTACTTCCCTGGAGTCTACACCAGAATCAGGAACTACGTCGGCTGGATCGAGGACATcatcaaaaacaaatga
- the LOC101064442 gene encoding trypsin-3 isoform X2 produces the protein MRGEALQVEHKPLCAARSDMDLRSVFLCVLLEVLAGNCQRRIIGGYAPVPHFIKYMVSIQTTERHHICGGSLINKYWVITAAHCNVGLKKMLVVAGDYSLSIYEGTEQETLPQLLVPHPQYNSTTNNNDIMLIKLKAPVDLNSYVSVALLPRQAASMAAGRMCRVSGWGYTSPSTGEIPSTLRTVTLPIVSTHTCNSSASFNGSITENMICAGYSDGGKDACKGDSGGPLVCEGRVYGLVSWGNGCADPRFPGVYTAVSKYRQWIDNTIFSYYSGCRQD, from the exons ATGAGAGGAGAAGCgctgcaggtggaacacaaGCCTTTGTGCGCCGCCCGCTCCGACATGGACTTACGttctgtgttcctctgtgttctgctgGAGGTTCTGGCCGGAAACT gtCAGAGACGTATCATAGGAGGTTACGCTCCCGTTCCTCATTTCATCAAGTACATGGTGTCCATCCAGACGACGGAGCGGCACCACATTTGTGGAGGCTCGTTGATTAACAAGTACTGGGTCATCACAGCTGCTCACTGCAACGTAGg GTTAAAGAAGATGCTGGTGGTGGCGGGGGATTACTCTCTGAGCATCTACGAGGGCACGGAACAGGAAACACTGCCCCAGCTGCTGGTGCCCCACCCGCAGTACAACAGCACCACCAACAACAACGACATCATGCTCATCAAG CTGAAGGCGCCGGTCGACCTGAACAGCTACGTCTCCGTAGCTCTGCTGCCCCGCCAGGCCGCCTCCATGGCGGCGGGCCGAATGTGCCGGGTGTCGGGGTGGGGCTACACCAGCCCCAGCACCGGGGAGATCCCCTCCACCCTCCGCACCGTCACGCTGCCCATCGTCTCCACGCACACGTGCAACAGCAGCGCCTCGTTTAACGGCAGCATCACGGAAAACATGATCTGTGCCGGTTACAGCGATGGCGGGAAAGATGCCTGCAAG GGGGACTCTGGCGGTCCGCTGGTGTGCGAGGGGCGGGTCTATGGTCTGGTGTCCTGGGGGAACGGCTGCGCTGACCCCCGGTTTCCTGGCGTCTACACGGCCGTGTCCAAGTACCGCCAGTGGATCGACAACACCATCTTCAGCTACTACAGCGGCTGCAGGCAGGATTAA
- the LOC101064442 gene encoding trypsin-3 isoform X1: protein MEFGVNSADASSPQPTTQLLITVINLGCQRLEKPIGSVGSDENVETRRVGKEKGAFRGQRRIIGGYAPVPHFIKYMVSIQTTERHHICGGSLINKYWVITAAHCNVGLKKMLVVAGDYSLSIYEGTEQETLPQLLVPHPQYNSTTNNNDIMLIKLKAPVDLNSYVSVALLPRQAASMAAGRMCRVSGWGYTSPSTGEIPSTLRTVTLPIVSTHTCNSSASFNGSITENMICAGYSDGGKDACKGDSGGPLVCEGRVYGLVSWGNGCADPRFPGVYTAVSKYRQWIDNTIFSYYSGCRQD, encoded by the exons ATGGAATTTGGAGTAAACTCAGCAGATGCTTCGTCTCCTCAACCAACCACTCAATTATTGATCACTGTGATCAATTTGGGATGTCAGCGCCTGGAAAAGCCAATCGGATCGGTCGGTTCTGACGAGAATGTTGAGACGAGGAGAGTCGGGAAGGAAAAAGGAGCATTCAGAG gtCAGAGACGTATCATAGGAGGTTACGCTCCCGTTCCTCATTTCATCAAGTACATGGTGTCCATCCAGACGACGGAGCGGCACCACATTTGTGGAGGCTCGTTGATTAACAAGTACTGGGTCATCACAGCTGCTCACTGCAACGTAGg GTTAAAGAAGATGCTGGTGGTGGCGGGGGATTACTCTCTGAGCATCTACGAGGGCACGGAACAGGAAACACTGCCCCAGCTGCTGGTGCCCCACCCGCAGTACAACAGCACCACCAACAACAACGACATCATGCTCATCAAG CTGAAGGCGCCGGTCGACCTGAACAGCTACGTCTCCGTAGCTCTGCTGCCCCGCCAGGCCGCCTCCATGGCGGCGGGCCGAATGTGCCGGGTGTCGGGGTGGGGCTACACCAGCCCCAGCACCGGGGAGATCCCCTCCACCCTCCGCACCGTCACGCTGCCCATCGTCTCCACGCACACGTGCAACAGCAGCGCCTCGTTTAACGGCAGCATCACGGAAAACATGATCTGTGCCGGTTACAGCGATGGCGGGAAAGATGCCTGCAAG GGGGACTCTGGCGGTCCGCTGGTGTGCGAGGGGCGGGTCTATGGTCTGGTGTCCTGGGGGAACGGCTGCGCTGACCCCCGGTTTCCTGGCGTCTACACGGCCGTGTCCAAGTACCGCCAGTGGATCGACAACACCATCTTCAGCTACTACAGCGGCTGCAGGCAGGATTAA
- the fam43b gene encoding protein FAM43B, translating into MMQRAEEEEEEEEEERKEEERKEERAGERTGTSSRLSVCQLSFGEQLPSALPPSRQARLRAAAMLPWKRNKFVLVEDESKSKAKSLGSGLTYQSILSSLLRSCPDLLPDCPFDWVGNIFHTKRQKVELNKEEPVYNVRYLGSVVTITAKGDGCTQEAVAKIWTRSNYGEQSLKMRLTVGPQGIRMSADKSGKKKPVHLYSLNRITYCSPDPGRPKILAWIYRHQVKNMAVVLRCHAVLVSKSEKARAIAQSLYQNATSAFSEFKRLKRQSDFRHCQQQLLGEEAVPMMPLRRLLNGQCHYRPPADTAEVASRLFSIAEEDEEEEEEEEPKRGREEKRRVLTTSTEPTQLLSELDLGDIARLQQCQINFVSDGNNNTFTFITSLV; encoded by the coding sequence ATgatgcagagagcagaggaggaggaggaggaggaggaggaggagaggaaggaggaggagaggaaggaggagcgaGCGGGGGAGCGGACTGGCACAAGCTCTCGGCTCTCAGTCTGTCAGCTGAGCTTCGGCGAGCAgcttccctcagctcttccACCGTCTCGCCAGGCTCGCCTCCGCGCCGCCGCCATGCTGCCCTGGAAACGGAACAAGTTTGTTCTGGTGGAAGACGAGTCCAAGAGTAAAGCCAAGAGCCTCGGCAGCGGGCTGACCTACCAGTCCatcctgtcctctctgctgcgcTCCTGCCCCGACCTGCTGCCCGACTGCCCCTTCGACTGGGTGGGCAACATCTTCCACACCAAACGGCAGAAGGTGGAGCTCAACAAAGAGGAGCCGGTTTACAACGTGCGCTACCTGGGGAGCGTGGTCACCATCACGGCCAAGGGGGACGGCTGCACTCAAGAGGCCGTGGCCAAAATCTGGACGAGGAGCAACTACGGGGAGCAGAGCCTCAAGATGAGGTTAACGGTGGGGCCGCAGGGTATCCGGATGAGCGCCGACAAATCCGGCAAAAAGAAGCCCGTCCACCTGTACTCGCTGAACAGAATCACCTACTGCAGCCCCGACCCCGGCCGGCCCAAAATCCTGGCGTGGATCTACAGACACCAGGTCAAAAACATGGCCGTGGTGCTCCGGTGTCACGCCGTCTTGGTCAGCAAGTCCGAGAAGGCTCGGGCGATTGCGCAAAGCCTCTACCAGAACGCCACGTCCGCCTTCAGCGAGTTCAAGCGGCTGAAGCGCCAGAGCGACTTCCGGCACTGCCAGCAACAGCTGCTGGGCGAGGAGGCGGTTCCCATGATGCCGCTGAGGAGGCTGCTGAACGGCCAGTGCCACTACAGACCACCTGCCGACACCGCCGAGGTGGCCTCGCGCCTCTTCTCCATCGccgaggaagacgaggaggaggaggaagaggaggaaccaAAGCGGGGTCGGgaggagaagcggagggttctgaCCACGAGCACCGAGCCGACTCAGCTACTGTCGGAGCTGGACCTCGGGGACATCGCCCGGCTGCAGCAGTGTCAGATCAACTTTGTGAGTGATGGGAACAACAACACGTTTACATTTATAACCTCGCTGGTGTGA
- the mul1 gene encoding mitochondrial ubiquitin ligase activator of NFKB 1 produces MDPGGKPSTAQMLVLASSSALTALFYSIYRKRATTVARLKEAKKVSIDQDLKALLCEAPGRCVPYAVVEGVVRSVKETLNSQFVENCRGVVERLTLKEEKMVWNRTTHIWNSTEKIIHQRTNTVPFVLASHDDDVTASVRVLRPLEASELDLETTYENFHPSAQSLSSAIGHFLSGERPKGIHETEEMLRVGDSVTGVGELVLDNNLVKLQPPKQGLCYFLTRLDYDGLLRKQSGSLRLWQVLTALVGVAACSTLLYILWRRYRHHRRSRKERLLLEAFARQQRRRLRELDVDESRLAPNICSICLSRPRSCVFLECGHVCACVQCCDALPAPKLCPICRAPIDRVVTLYNS; encoded by the exons ATGGACCCCGGTGGGAAGCCCTCCACGGCTCAGATGCTGGTCCTGGCCTCCAGCTCGGCCCTGACCGCCTTATTCTACAGCATCTACCGGAAACGAGCCACGACCGTGGCCAGGTTAAAG GAAGCCAAGAAGGTTTCCATCGACCAGGATCTGAAAGCTTTGCTGTGCGAGGCCCCCGGACGATGTGTCCCCTACGCCGTGGTGGAAG gtgtggtgAGGTCAGTGAAGGAAACGCTCAACAGCCAGTTTGTGGAGAACTGCAGAGGGGTGGTGGAGCGGCTGacgctgaaggaggagaagatggtgtGGAACCGCACCACGCACATCTG GAACAGCACGGAGAAAATCATCCACCAGCGCACCAACACGGTCCCGTTTGTCCTGGCGTCGCACGACGATGACGTCACCGCCTCCGTCCGCGTGCTCCGCCCCCTGGAGGCCTCGGAGCTGGATCTGGAGACCACGTACGAGAACTTCCACCCCTCGGCCCAGTCCCTGTCCAGCGCCATCGGCCACTTCCTGAGCGGCGAGCGGCCCAAAGGCATCCACGAGACCGAGGAGATGCTGCGCGTGGGCGACAGCGTGACGGGCGTCGGCGAGCTGGTCCTCGACAACAACCTGGTCAAGCTGCAGCCGCCCAAACAGGGCCTGTGCTACTTCCTGACCCGGCTGGACTACGACGGCCTCCTGCGGAAGCAGAGCGGCAGCCTGAGGCTGTGGCAGGTCCTCACCGCCCTGGTGGGCGTGGCCGCCTGCTCCACGCTGCTCTACATCCTGTGGCGGCGCTACCGGCACCACCGGCGCAGCAGGAAGgagcgcctcctgctggaggCCTTCGcccggcagcagcggcggcggctgcggGAGCTCGACGTGGACGAGAGCCGCCTGGCGCccaacatctgcagcatctgcctgAGCCGCCCGCGCTCCTGCGTCTTCCTGGAGTGTGGCCACGTGTGCGCCTGCGTCCAGTGCTGCGACGCCCTGCCGGCGCCCAAGCTCTGCCCCATCTGCAGGGCGCCCATCGACCGGGTGGTGACGCTGTACAACAGCTGA